In the Chryseobacterium sp. MYb264 genome, one interval contains:
- a CDS encoding FKBP-type peptidyl-prolyl cis-trans isomerase, with protein sequence MTIENNHVVAVKYVLHTIEEDGTKVLVEETTAENPLTFLYGVGMMIPKFEQNILGLKAGDKADFVIQPEEAYGEKQPDAIAQLPIDMFQEAGIPPVGAILPLSDNEGNNFQAFVVEVTPEAVVADLNHPMAGKVLDFQVEILNTRPATEEELSHGHAHGIDGNEAH encoded by the coding sequence ATGACAATCGAAAACAATCATGTTGTAGCTGTAAAGTACGTTCTTCACACGATAGAAGAAGATGGAACTAAGGTTTTAGTAGAAGAAACAACAGCAGAAAACCCACTTACATTTTTATACGGTGTAGGAATGATGATTCCAAAATTTGAACAAAATATCCTTGGTTTGAAAGCAGGTGATAAAGCAGATTTTGTAATTCAGCCTGAAGAAGCTTACGGTGAAAAACAGCCGGATGCTATTGCTCAATTACCAATTGATATGTTTCAGGAGGCAGGAATTCCGCCAGTAGGAGCGATCTTACCTTTATCTGATAATGAAGGAAATAACTTCCAGGCTTTTGTAGTAGAAGTTACACCAGAAGCTGTGGTTGCAGATCTTAATCACCCGATGGCTGGTAAAGTATTGGATTTCCAGGTTGAAATTTTAAATACACGTCCAGCGACTGAAGAGGAATTGTCTCACGGTCATGCTCACGGGATTGACGGAAACGAAGCTCACTAA
- a CDS encoding AAA family ATPase encodes MIPVQLTIEGLYSYQERQTIDFKNLTDAGLFGIFGSVGSGKSSVLEAISFALYGETERLNMRDKRAYNMMNLKSNTSYIEFDFLNFENKLFRATRDFRRNSKKFDDVKPSSVTFYQRIDDKWIPLEHSNAEQIIGLNYANFKRTIIIPQGQFKEFLELGATERTTMMKEIFNLQRFDLQNNVASLNVRNRSELDQLEGQLKGFEEINEEQISVQKENLKTEQQKLSEAKENFQKISNNFLQLKNLKADFESLTQKKKTFGKLSEQKSEIDLLEIKTDLYDRLSRIFTPLLVEKDKLSKELSTKQSDAEKQNTIVKETEAQFHSIKEQLTAIQPQFDALEQSKIQENDLNLILQILTHSEEIKKLQERTQKGSNEVKEVEEKRKKIQHTIDQLSKETELLKLKKLDSTLLLQVGNWFIQYKNIKKSQEDQCEKIKKQELQIQQISEELKAFPENFQEDFKTKKVNLELQKKEFNQKLDHLKIQQELSKFSVELHHGEACPLCGSLEHPNIIEFHDVNNELKEIQENIQRVDQELVNLQKQEADVDKILERKKIFENQLKSEQETITEIQNTLQNHIQQFIWTEFNPEREAEFEAKRNFSLETEKHIEQLNQTISKERENLAREIENLEKYKKALETFKIQEAKKEEQINSNRSNLKILNWENYSDKTTEEIENIYQKLLKSNTETEKNYQELVQKEKQISPKLAEEKAILTQLEKQISELKLEISSNLELINTSLIQNNFNDFIEIETILLQKINIEETRNRIQKFKIDFETLKNGIHELEVKLKDFSFDHELFAAKENEFNEAENQLKQINDLVVKLSSEIERLEKEYRKKEDLLKELSTLQKRSENLKVMTNLFKAAGFVQYVSSIYLRQLCDHANIRFHRMTRNQLSLQLNENNDFEIIDYMNEGRSRSVKTLSGGQSFQVSLSLALALAESVQANAQSDKNFFFIDEGFGTQDLESVNIVFETLHALQKENRIVGIISHVEELKEKIPVALEIVKDEERGSIITII; translated from the coding sequence ATGATCCCTGTTCAGCTCACCATCGAAGGACTTTATTCTTATCAGGAAAGACAGACTATTGATTTTAAAAACCTCACAGATGCAGGTTTATTCGGGATTTTCGGATCGGTAGGTTCCGGAAAATCATCGGTTCTTGAAGCTATTTCTTTTGCGCTTTACGGCGAAACGGAACGTCTGAATATGCGTGATAAAAGAGCGTATAATATGATGAATTTAAAATCAAACACCTCTTATATTGAGTTTGATTTTTTAAATTTTGAAAATAAATTATTCCGTGCTACAAGAGATTTCCGCCGAAATTCTAAAAAATTTGACGATGTAAAACCGAGTTCGGTCACTTTTTATCAGCGTATTGATGATAAATGGATTCCTCTTGAGCATTCGAATGCAGAACAAATTATTGGACTGAATTATGCTAATTTTAAACGAACCATCATTATACCACAAGGTCAGTTCAAAGAATTTTTAGAACTCGGTGCTACAGAGAGAACGACGATGATGAAGGAAATTTTTAACCTTCAGCGTTTTGATCTTCAAAATAATGTCGCTTCTCTGAATGTTAGAAACAGATCTGAACTCGACCAGTTGGAAGGACAGCTGAAAGGTTTTGAAGAAATTAATGAAGAACAAATTTCGGTTCAGAAGGAAAATTTAAAAACAGAACAGCAAAAACTTTCAGAAGCAAAGGAAAATTTTCAGAAGATCTCAAATAATTTTCTTCAGCTTAAAAATTTAAAAGCTGATTTTGAAAGCCTTACGCAGAAAAAGAAAACCTTCGGCAAGCTTTCGGAGCAGAAATCCGAGATCGATTTATTAGAAATTAAAACTGATCTTTACGACCGCCTTTCCAGAATTTTCACTCCATTACTGGTGGAAAAAGACAAACTTTCAAAGGAACTATCGACCAAGCAATCTGATGCCGAAAAACAGAATACCATTGTTAAAGAAACAGAAGCACAGTTTCACTCCATAAAAGAGCAACTTACCGCTATTCAGCCCCAGTTTGATGCGTTAGAGCAATCTAAAATACAGGAAAATGACCTGAATCTCATCTTACAGATTCTTACCCATTCGGAAGAAATAAAAAAACTTCAGGAAAGAACACAAAAAGGTTCAAATGAAGTAAAGGAAGTTGAAGAAAAAAGGAAAAAAATTCAGCATACCATTGATCAGCTTTCTAAAGAAACCGAACTTTTAAAGCTGAAAAAATTGGATTCTACCTTGCTTTTACAGGTTGGAAACTGGTTTATTCAGTATAAAAATATAAAGAAATCACAGGAAGATCAGTGTGAAAAAATAAAAAAACAGGAATTACAGATCCAGCAAATTTCTGAAGAATTAAAAGCTTTTCCTGAAAACTTTCAGGAAGACTTTAAAACGAAAAAAGTAAACCTTGAACTTCAAAAGAAAGAATTTAATCAAAAACTCGATCATTTAAAAATTCAACAAGAGCTGTCTAAATTTTCAGTTGAACTTCATCATGGTGAAGCCTGTCCGCTTTGTGGATCGTTGGAACATCCTAATATTATTGAATTTCACGATGTGAATAATGAGTTAAAAGAAATTCAGGAAAACATTCAACGAGTAGATCAGGAATTAGTTAATCTTCAGAAACAGGAAGCAGATGTTGATAAGATTTTGGAAAGAAAAAAAATCTTTGAAAATCAATTAAAGTCTGAACAGGAAACAATCACTGAAATTCAAAATACTCTACAAAATCATATTCAACAATTTATCTGGACTGAATTTAATCCTGAAAGAGAAGCTGAATTTGAGGCAAAAAGAAATTTTTCTCTGGAGACGGAAAAGCACATTGAACAATTGAACCAAACCATTTCCAAGGAACGCGAAAACTTAGCCAGGGAAATTGAAAATTTAGAAAAATATAAAAAGGCACTTGAAACATTTAAAATTCAGGAAGCTAAAAAAGAAGAGCAGATCAATAGCAATCGTTCTAATTTAAAGATCCTGAATTGGGAAAATTATTCAGATAAAACCACGGAAGAGATTGAAAATATTTATCAAAAATTATTAAAATCAAATACCGAAACAGAGAAAAATTATCAGGAATTAGTTCAGAAAGAAAAACAGATTTCTCCAAAACTGGCAGAAGAAAAAGCAATTCTGACTCAACTGGAAAAACAGATTTCAGAATTAAAGCTGGAAATTTCATCGAATCTGGAATTGATCAATACTTCATTGATTCAAAATAATTTTAATGATTTCATCGAAATCGAGACAATTTTGCTTCAGAAAATCAATATTGAAGAAACAAGAAACCGGATCCAGAAATTTAAAATAGATTTTGAAACCTTAAAGAACGGAATTCACGAACTGGAAGTAAAATTGAAAGATTTTTCTTTTGATCACGAATTGTTTGCAGCCAAAGAAAATGAATTTAATGAAGCGGAAAATCAGTTAAAGCAAATCAATGATTTGGTTGTAAAACTATCTTCTGAAATCGAAAGACTGGAAAAAGAATACCGCAAAAAAGAAGATTTACTGAAAGAGCTTTCAACGCTTCAAAAGCGCTCCGAAAATTTAAAAGTGATGACGAATCTCTTTAAAGCAGCCGGTTTTGTGCAGTATGTTTCTTCCATTTATCTGCGACAGCTTTGCGATCACGCCAATATCAGATTCCATCGAATGACGCGAAACCAACTCAGTTTGCAATTGAATGAAAACAATGATTTTGAAATCATTGATTATATGAATGAAGGACGAAGCCGAAGTGTGAAAACCCTTTCCGGAGGGCAGTCTTTCCAGGTTTCTCTGAGTCTGGCGCTGGCTTTGGCAGAAAGTGTTCAGGCCAATGCACAATCGGATAAAAATTTCTTTTTCATTGATGAGGGTTTTGGAACCCAAGACCTTGAATCGGTCAACATTGTTTTTGAAACCCTACATGCACTTCAAAAGGAAAACCGAATTGTGGGAATTATTTCGCATGTTGAAGAACTGAAAGAAAAAATTCCTGTCGCGTTGGAAATTGTGAAGGATGAAGAACGGGGAAGTATTATTACGATTATCTAA
- a CDS encoding metallophosphoesterase family protein — protein MKILHTADWHLGKRLDRFSRLEEQVSVMDEIVHIADEQNVNIVLIAGDLFDNFNPSVEAVELFYKTLKRLSLNGKRPVIAIAGNHDSPNLIDAPDPLARECGIILIGHPKAKINPFENEYFTISKSEEGFIELLLKNSETPLRILHTPYANEIRLKEYFGENKEEEINKVLAENWKKLADELCDENGINILTAHLYMNKKGSEILEEPEGEKPIKIGNADLIFSDSIPSQIQYTALGHLHGFQNIGTAEKPVIYSSSPLCYSFSEAGQKKYISIIQAESGKNVSFEKIQLQNGKNLVRKTFDSIEKSIEWLTANPNTFVELTLESETFLTADERKLLYQSHSGIVYLIPKIKNQEFNENSVHEINLNQNIESLFQDYFKSKNGGQEANEDLMKLFNEILNI, from the coding sequence ATGAAAATTCTGCACACCGCCGACTGGCATTTGGGTAAACGCCTTGACCGTTTTTCAAGACTTGAAGAACAGGTTTCCGTTATGGATGAAATCGTTCATATTGCCGATGAACAGAATGTGAATATCGTACTGATCGCCGGAGATCTTTTTGATAATTTCAATCCTAGTGTTGAAGCAGTCGAATTATTTTATAAAACACTGAAACGTTTATCATTAAATGGAAAGCGTCCCGTGATTGCCATTGCGGGAAACCACGATTCCCCCAATCTCATCGATGCTCCTGATCCTCTGGCGCGTGAATGCGGAATTATTCTTATTGGTCATCCGAAAGCAAAGATTAATCCTTTTGAAAATGAATATTTTACAATTTCAAAATCTGAGGAAGGCTTTATTGAATTATTGTTGAAAAATTCAGAAACGCCACTTCGTATTCTGCACACCCCTTATGCGAATGAAATTCGTTTAAAAGAATATTTTGGAGAAAATAAAGAAGAGGAAATCAATAAAGTTTTAGCGGAAAACTGGAAAAAACTTGCGGATGAGCTTTGTGATGAAAACGGCATCAATATTCTCACCGCTCATTTATATATGAACAAAAAAGGAAGCGAAATCCTTGAAGAGCCTGAAGGTGAAAAACCTATTAAAATAGGCAATGCGGATCTTATTTTTTCGGATAGTATTCCTTCCCAAATTCAATATACCGCGTTGGGGCATCTGCACGGATTTCAAAATATAGGAACGGCAGAAAAACCGGTGATCTATTCATCCTCACCTCTCTGCTATAGTTTCAGTGAAGCGGGACAGAAAAAATATATTTCTATTATTCAGGCAGAATCCGGAAAAAATGTTTCTTTTGAGAAAATTCAGCTACAAAACGGAAAAAATTTAGTCCGAAAAACATTTGATTCTATTGAAAAATCCATAGAATGGCTTACTGCAAATCCAAATACTTTTGTTGAATTAACACTGGAAAGCGAGACCTTCCTGACGGCCGATGAAAGGAAACTTTTGTATCAGTCTCATAGCGGCATTGTCTATCTGATTCCAAAAATTAAAAATCAGGAATTCAATGAAAATTCGGTTCATGAGATCAATCTAAATCAAAATATAGAATCTCTGTTTCAGGATTATTTTAAATCAAAAAATGGCGGTCAGGAAGCCAATGAAGACCTGATGAAACTGTTTAACGAAATTTTAAATATATAA
- a CDS encoding VF530 family protein produces MEQQSKDPLHGKRLDAILEELVEYYQGFEKLGEQINIKCFTDNPSISSSLKFLRKTDWARTKVESLYLFVLRQKKREEKRGEN; encoded by the coding sequence ATGGAACAGCAATCTAAAGATCCGCTTCACGGAAAAAGGCTCGACGCTATTCTTGAAGAATTGGTGGAATATTATCAGGGCTTCGAAAAATTGGGCGAACAGATCAATATTAAATGTTTTACGGATAATCCAAGTATCAGCTCTTCGCTGAAGTTTTTAAGAAAAACAGATTGGGCAAGAACAAAAGTTGAGAGTTTATACCTTTTTGTCCTCAGACAGAAAAAGCGTGAGGAGAAAAGAGGGGAGAACTAG